Proteins co-encoded in one Prunus persica cultivar Lovell chromosome G6, Prunus_persica_NCBIv2, whole genome shotgun sequence genomic window:
- the LOC18773062 gene encoding serine/arginine-rich splicing factor RS2Z33 isoform X2, with translation MHLKYLSNDSLTVSGNRLRRVRDVDMKREFAFVEFSDPRDADDARYSLDGREFDGTRLIVEFAKGGPRGSREYLGRGPTPGSGRCFNCGIDGHWARDCKAGDWKNKCYRCGERGHIERQCKNSPKELRRGRSRSPGSRSPRRGRSRSPSYSRSRSYSRSRSPVRRGRSRSLDRYDRSLSPPYRKSPPPSKGRKHSLTPDEGSPRGRGSPSPRNGRLSTERDGSEYSPRGNSRSPVSPIGKSRSPSSPGRDSPSVGKYPSPTETNGRSPSPRDDRSPVDYEDGRSPSP, from the exons ATGCACTTGAAGTACTTAAGTAATGATAGCCTTACTGTTTCTGGCAACCGTTTACGCAGAGTACGAGATGTGGACATGAAGCGAGAGTTTGCGTTTGTT GAATTTAGTGATCCTCGAGATGCTGATGATGCCAGATATAGCTTAGATGGTCGGGAGTTTGATGGAACTCGTCTTATTGTTGAATTTGCAAAGGGG GGACCGCGTGGTTCCCGGGAATATCTGGGAAGAGGTCCTACTCCTGGGTCTGGTCGTTGCTTTAATTGTGGTATTGATGGCCACTGGGCTCGTGATTGCAAGGCTGGGGACTGGAAGAATAAATGCTATCGCTGTGGAGAAAGAGGTCATATAGAAAGGCAGTGCAAAAATAGTCCCAAGGAGTTAAG GCGTGGGCGGAGTCGTTCACCTGGATCACGTTCGCCTCGCCGTGGGAGAAGCCGTAGCCCAAGTTACAGCCGAAGCCGCAGCTATAG TCGATCAAGATCCCCAGTAAGGAGAGGGAGAAGCCGAAGCCTGGATCGTTATGACAGATCACTGAGCCCTCCTTACAGGAAGAGTCCACCGCCCTCAAAGGGGAGGAAGCACAGCCTTACACCTGATGAAGGCAGCCCCCGTGGGAGAGGTAGCCCTTCTCCCAGAAATGGTAGACTCAGCACAGAGCGAGATGGCTCAGAATACAGTCCCAGGGGAAATAGTAGAAGTCCAGTTAGCCCCATAGGGAAAAGCAGAAGCCCGAGTAGCCCTGGAAGGGATAGCCCTAGTGTTGGGAAGTACCCGAGCCCTACTGAAACTAATGGTCGCAGCCCCAGTCCAAGGGACGATAGGAGCCCTGTTGATTATGAGGATGGACGCAGTCCGTCACCCTAG
- the LOC18772598 gene encoding ABC transporter G family member 20, protein MELKEFSPRIRRGVNPTLGELLKSVGDAQSPDHDHHILDLGFPCSSVPPSSHPFVLSFTNLTYSVKVRRKVNLIPSCFGANSTTAEVKLGSSNANTKVLLNGISGEAREGELMAVLGASGSGKSTLIDALADRISKDSLKGSITLNGEALDSRLLKVISAYVMQDDLLFPMLTVEETLMFSAEFRLPRSLSKSKKKARVQALIDQLGLRNAATTVIGDEGHRGVSGGERRRVSIGIDIIHDPIVLFLDEPTSGLDSTSAFMVVKVLQRIAQSGSIVVMSIHQPSYRILSLLDRLIFLSHGQTVYGGSPANLPVFFREFGHPIPETENRTEFALDLIRELEETPGGTKSLVEFNASWQLNKNQQRQEADPNNLINSITRPKLSLKDAISASISRGKLVSGAPNDPSLSSSVPTFANPCWIEIAVISKRSFTNSRRMPELFGIRLGAVLVTGLILATMFWKLDNSPKGVQERLGFFAFAMSTTFYTCAEAIPIFLQERYIFMRETAYNAYRRSSYVLAHSLISIPSLIFLSLAFAATTFWAVGLAGGVHGFLFFFFTICAAFWAGSSFVTFLSGIVTHVMLGYTVVVAILAYFLLFSGFFISRDRIPLYWIWFHYISLVKYPYEGVLQNEFDDPTKCFVRGTQMFDSTPLGTVPVAVKLELLKSMSTTLGVNITGSTCVTTGTDILKQQGITDLSKWSCLWITVAWGFFFRFLFYFTLLLGSKNKRR, encoded by the exons ATGGAGCTCAAGGAGTTTAGCCCTAGAATCCGCCGTGGCGTAAACCCTACACTTGGGGAGCTTCTCAAGTCAGTTGGAGATGCACAAAGCCCTGATCATGATCATCATATTCTTGATTTAGGCTTTCCTTGCAGCTCTGTCCCTCCCTCCTCCCACCCTTTTGTCCTCTCATTCACCAATCTTACATATAGCGTCAAAGTCCGACGCAAGGTGAACTTAATACCCTCGTGTTTCGGTGCTAACTCCACTACGGCAGAGGTCAAATTGGGAAGCAGCAACGCCAACACCAAAGTTTTACTAAATGGCATCTCTGGGGAGGCTAGGGAAGGCGAGCTCATGGCGGTTCTAGGGGCAAGCGGGTCCGGAAAATCAACGCTGATCGATGCTTTAGCCGATCGAATCTCCAAGGACAGCTTGAAAGGCTCGATCACATTAAACGGAGAGGCCTTAGACTCAAGGCTCTTGAAAGTGATATCAGCTTATGTCATGCAAGACGATCTTTTGTTCCCAATGCTTACAGTTGAAGAGACTCTTATGTTCTCAGCTGAATTTAGGCTTCCTCGCAGCTTATCAAAGTCCAAGAAGAAAGCTAGGGTTCAGGCTCTGATCGACCAACTAGGCCTTCGAAACGCTGCCACTACTGTGATCGGCGATGAGGGCCACAGAGGCGTCTCTGGAGGCGAAAGAAGGAGAGTTTCTATTGGAATTGACATAATTCACGACCCCATTGTTCTGTTTCTTGATGAACCAACTTCAGGGCTTGACTCGACGAGTGCTTTCATGGTGGTGAAGGTTTTGCAGAGAATAGCTCAGAGTGGGAGCATTGTGGTCATGTCCATTCACCAACCCAGTTACAGGATTTTGAGCTTGTTGGATCGTTTGATATTTCTTTCTCATGGACAGACTGTGTATGGTGGCTCGCCGGCTAATCTTCCTGTGTTTTTCAGGGAGTTTGGACATCCGATTCCCGAAACTGAGAACCGAACTGAGTTTGCTCTCGACCTCATTCgagaattggaggaaaccccAG GCGGAACAAAGAGCTTGGTGGAATTCAACGCGTCCTGGCAGCTcaacaaaaatcaacaaagaCAAGAGGCAGATCCAAACAACTTgatcaactccatcaccaggCCAAAGCTTTCCCTCAAGGATGCAATAAGTGCAAGCATTTCAAGAGGCAAACTAGTCTCCGGTGCACCAAATGACCCAAGCCTCTCCTCCTCAGTCCCCACATTTGCCAACCCATGTTGGATTGAAATAGCAGTCATCTCCAAACGCTCCTTCACAAACTCAAGACGAATGCCGGAGCTCTTTGGCATTCGCCTAGGTGCAGTCCTAGTGACCGGGCTTATTTTAGCCACTATGTTTTGGAAACTTGATAACTCTCCAAAAGGTGTCCAAGAGCGGTTGGGCTTTTTCGCCTTTGCCATGTCCACCACATTCTACACGTGCGCCGAGGCCATCCCAATTTTCCTCCAAGAACGCTACATTTTCATGAGAGAAACCGCCTACAACGCCTACCGCCGGTCCTCTTACGTTCTTGCTCACTCTCTAATCTCCATTCCCTCCCTAATCTTCCTCTCCTTAGCCTTCGCCGCCACGACCTTTTGGGCCGTGGGTCTAGCGGGCGGTGTTCATggcttccttttcttcttcttcactatTTGCGCTGCGTTTTGGGCCGGGAGTTCTTTCGTCACATTCCTTTCGGGCATTGTGACCCATGTCATGTTGGGCTACACAGTTGTGGTAGCCATTTTGGCCTACTTCCTTCTCTTTAGTGGGTTCTTCATAAGTAGAGATAGAATCCCACTGTATTGGATTTGGTTCCACTACATTTCCCTAGTGAAGTACCCATATGAAGGTGTCTTGCAAAATGAGTTTGATGACCCCACCAAGTGCTTTGTGAGAGGGACCCAGATGTTTGACAGCACACCACTAGGAACCGTCCCCGTGGCAGTGAAGTTGGAGCTGCTCAAGAGCATGAGCACCACTTTGGGCGTCAACATCACCGGCTCCACGTGCGTGACCACGGGAACAGATATACTGAAGCAGCAGGGGATCACTGACCTCAGTAAATGGAGTTGCTTGTGGATCACCGTTGCCTGGGGGTTCTTCTTTAggtttctgttttattttactttgttGTTGGGCAGCAAGAACAAGAGGAGGTAG
- the LOC18774944 gene encoding calcium-transporting ATPase 1, endoplasmic reticulum-type — MGKGGQDFGKQKEDKNPRPSDGDVFPAWAKEIQECEKHFGVDRKLGLSSADVEKRREKYGWNELEKHEGQSIWSLVLEQFNDTLVRILLAAAVISFVLAWLDGEEGGEKEITAFVEPLVIFLILIVNAIVGVWQESNAEKALEALKEIQSEHASVIRNGSKVPSLAAKELVPGDIVELKVGDKVPADMRVVELISSTLRVEQGSLTGESEAVNKTNKPVSEDVDIQGKKSMVFAGTTIVNGHCICLVAQTGMLTEIGKVHSQIHAASQSEEDTPLKKKLNEFGEMLTMIIGVICALVWLINVKYFLTWEYVNGWPANFKFSFEKCTYYFEIAVALAVAAIPEGLPAVITTCLALGTRKMAQKNALVRKLPSVETLGCTTVICSDKTGTLTTNQMAVAKLVALGPKPTILRKFKVDGTTYNPLDGKIHDWPTGRMDANLQMIAKIAAVCNDAGVTHAEQKYVAHGMPTEAALKVLVEKMGLPEGSLGAESSESELLRCCQKWNEFESRVATLEFDRDRKSMGVIVNSRSQKKSLLVKGAVENVLERSTKVQLLDGTVVPLDENSKNNIVKALNEMSTSALRCLGFAFKDELTDFESYDGDEDHPAHRLLLDPSTYSSIESNLVFVGLVGLWDPPREEVFDAIEDCRAAGIRVMVITGDNKNTAEAICREIGVFDDDEDINPRSITGREFMCLPDRKAYLRQSGGLLFSRAEPKHKQEIVRLLKEDGEVVAMTGDGVNDAPALKLADIGIAMGISGTEVAKEASDMVLADDNFSTIVAAVGEGRSIYNNMKAFIRYMISSNIGEVASIFLTAALGIPEGLIPVQLLWVNLVTDGPPATALGFNPPDKDIMKKPPRRSDDSLISAWILFRYLVIGMYVGVVTVGVFIIWYTHGSFLGIDLSGDGHSLVTYSQLANWGQCSSWTNFTASPFTAGTQVISFENDPCDYFHHGKVKAMTLSLSVLVAIEMFNSLNALSEDGSLLSMPPWVNPWLLVAMSVSFGLHFLILYVPFLAQVFGIVPLSLNEWLLVLAVALPVILVDEILKLVGRWTSRSQVTKRREKPKTE; from the exons ATGGGGAAGGGAGGGCAAGATTTCGGTAAACAGAAAGAGGACAAAAACCCTAGGCCGTCCGACGGCGATGTCTTCCCTGCGTGGGCAAAAGAGATTCAGGAGTGCGAGAAGCACTTCGGCGTTGACAGGAAATTAGGGTTGAGTTCCGCAGACGTCGAGAAGCGGCGCGAGAAGTATGGATGGAATGAGTTGGAGAAGCACGAGGGCCAGTCGATTTGGAGTCTGGTTCTGGAGCAGTTCAACGACACTCTGGTTCGAATTCTGCTCGCTGCGGCCGTCATTTCCTTTGTTCTGGCTTGGCTGGACGGGGAAGAAGGCGGCGAGAAGGAGATCACGGCGTTTGTGGAGCCGTTGGTGATCTTCTTGATCCTGATTGTGAACGCCATAGTTGGGGTTTGGCAGGAGAGCAATGCCGAGAAGGCGTTGGAGGCGCTGAAAGAGATTCAGTCCGAGCATGCGTCTGTGATTCGAAATGGGAGTAAGGTTCCCAGTTTGGCGGCCAAGGAGCTCGTCCCCGGCGACATTGTGGAGCTTAAAGTTGGGGATAAGGTGCCTGCTGATATGCGTGTTGTGGAATTGATTAGCTCGACTTTGAGGGTCGAGCAGGGTTCATTGACTGGAGAGAGTGAGGCGGTGAATAAGACTAACAAGCCGGTTTCTGAGGACGTGGATATTCAAGGGAAGAAGAGTATGGTTTTTGCGGGGACAACTATTGTGAATGGGCATTGCATTTGCTTGGTTGCGCAGACAGGGATGTTGACTGAGATTGGGAAGGTTCATTCGCAAATCCATGCTGCGTCGCAGAGCGAGGAAGATACaccattgaagaagaagctcaATGAGTTTGGAGAGATGCTTACGATGATAATTGGAGTGATTTGTGCATTAGTATGGCTCATTAATGTCAAGTACTTCCTCACTTGGGAATATGTCAATGGCTGGCCGGCGAATTTCAAGTTTTCGTTTGAAAAGTGCACGTATTACTTTGAGATTGCAGTTGCATTGGCTGTGGCTGCCATTCCTGAAGGTTTGCCCGCAGTCATCACAACCTGCTTGGCGCTTGGTACCCGCAAAATGGCTCAGAAGAATGCCTTGGTTCGAAAGTTGCCGAGTGTTGAAACTCTGGGTTGTACGACTGTGATTTGTTCTGATAAAACGGGGACCTTGACTACAAACCAGATGGCAGTGGCAAAACTTGTGGCTTTGGGTCCTAAACCTACTATACTACGCAAGTTTAAGGTGGATGGGACTACATACAATCCATTGGATGGTAAAATTCATGACTGGCCAACTGGTCGTATGGATGCTAATCTTCAAATGATTGCAAAGATAGCTGCTGTCTGCAATGATGCTGGCGTTACTCATGCAGAACAGAAGTATGTTGCCCATGGAATGCCTACTGAGGCAGCTTTAAAG GTTTTAGTTGAGAAGATGGGCCTTCCTGAAGGGTCTCTGGGTGCAGAATCAAGTGAAAGCGAATTGCTAC GTTGTTGCCAGAAGTGGAATGAATTTGAAAGCCGAGTTGCAACCCTTGAGTTTGATCGTGATAGGAAATCCATGGGTGTCATTGTCAACTCCCGTTCACAGAAAAAGTCATTGCTAGTGAAG GGTGCTGTAGAAAATGTGTTGGAGAGAAGCACTAAGGTTCAGTTGCTTGACGGTACTGTTGTACCACTGGATGAGAACTCAAAGAACAATATTGTAAAAGCTCTTAATGAGATGTCAACTAGTGCATTACGCTGTCTGGGTTTTGCTTTTAAAGATGAGCTCACTGACTTTGAATCCTATGACGGTGATGAAGATCATCCAGCTCATAGACTTTTACTTGATCCATCCACCTATTCATCAATTGAGAGCAACCTTGTTTTTGTTGGCCTGGTTGGACTGTGG GATCCCCCAAGAGAGGAGGTTTTCGATGCGATTGAAGACTGCCGAGCAGCTGGAATCCGTGTTATGGTGATTACTGGAGATAACAAGAACACAGCAGAAGCAATATGCCGTGAAATAGGCGtgtttgatgatgatgaagacattaaCCCAAGAAGCATTACAGGAAGAGAGTTTATGTGTCTGCCTGATCGGAAAGCCTATCTGAGACAAAGTGGGGGGCTTCTGTTTTCAAGGGCTGAACCAAAGCACAAACAAGAGATTGTTAGGTTGCTCAAAGAGGATGGTGAGGTGGTTGCCATGACTGGTGATGGAGTGAATGATGCACCTGCCTTGAAACTTGCTGATATTGGGATTGCAATGGGCATTTCTGgaactgag GTTGCAAAGGAAGCTTCTGACATGGTTCTGGCCGATGATAATTTTAGCACAATTGTTGCTGCTGTTGGTGAAGGCAGATCTATCTACAACAATATGAAAGCTTTTATCAG GTACATGATCTCATCGAACATTGGTGAGGTTGCCTCCATATTCTTAACAGCAGCATTAGGCATTCCTGAAGGCCTCATACCTGTCCAGCTTTTGTGGGTGAATCTTGTTACTGATGGACCGCCTGCAACAGCATTAGGATTTAATCCTCCAGACAAAGATATAATGAAGAAGCCCCCACGTAGAAGTGATGATTCACTTATCAGCGCTTGGATATTATTCCGCTATTTG GTAATTGGGATGTATGTTGGTGTTGTAACCGTGGGTGTATTCATTATTTGGTATACACATGGTTCCTTCTTGGGTATCGACCTCAGTGGGGATGGCCATTCTCTTGTGACTTACTCCCAACTGGCCAACTGGGGACAGTGCTCATCTTGGACGAACTTTACTGCTTCACCCTTCACAGCTGGAACTCAGGTTATCTCCTTCGAGAATGACCCATGTGATTATTTCCATCATGGAAAAGTGAAAGCTATGACACTCTCCCTCTCCGTGTTGGTCGCCATCGAAATGTTTAACTCCCTCAATGCCCTTTCGGAGGACGGAAGCCTGTTGTCGATGCCCCCATGGGTGAACCCCTGGCTCCTTGTGGCCATGTCTGTTTCATTCGGCCTGCACTTCTTGATCCTCTACGTGCCATTCTTAGCTCAAGTATTCGGCATTGTGCCCTTGAGCTTGAATGAGTGGCTCTTGGTTTTGGCTGTGGCATTACCGGTGATTCTCGTCGATGAGATCCTCAAGTTGGTCGGGAGATGGACCAGCAGGTCTCAAGTAACCAAGAGGAGAGAAAAGCCCAAGACAGAGTGA
- the LOC18773062 gene encoding serine/arginine-rich splicing factor RS2Z33 isoform X3 has translation MKREFAFVEFSDPRDADDARYSLDGREFDGTRLIVEFAKGGPRGSREYLGRGPTPGSGRCFNCGIDGHWARDCKAGDWKNKCYRCGERGHIERQCKNSPKELRRGRSRSPGSRSPRRGRSRSPSYSRSRSYSRSRSPVRRGRSRSLDRYDRSLSPPYRKSPPPSKGRKHSLTPDEGSPRGRGSPSPRNGRLSTERDGSEYSPRGNSRSPVSPIGKSRSPSSPGRDSPSVGKYPSPTETNGRSPSPRDDRSPVDYEDGRSPSP, from the exons ATGAAGCGAGAGTTTGCGTTTGTT GAATTTAGTGATCCTCGAGATGCTGATGATGCCAGATATAGCTTAGATGGTCGGGAGTTTGATGGAACTCGTCTTATTGTTGAATTTGCAAAGGGG GGACCGCGTGGTTCCCGGGAATATCTGGGAAGAGGTCCTACTCCTGGGTCTGGTCGTTGCTTTAATTGTGGTATTGATGGCCACTGGGCTCGTGATTGCAAGGCTGGGGACTGGAAGAATAAATGCTATCGCTGTGGAGAAAGAGGTCATATAGAAAGGCAGTGCAAAAATAGTCCCAAGGAGTTAAG GCGTGGGCGGAGTCGTTCACCTGGATCACGTTCGCCTCGCCGTGGGAGAAGCCGTAGCCCAAGTTACAGCCGAAGCCGCAGCTATAG TCGATCAAGATCCCCAGTAAGGAGAGGGAGAAGCCGAAGCCTGGATCGTTATGACAGATCACTGAGCCCTCCTTACAGGAAGAGTCCACCGCCCTCAAAGGGGAGGAAGCACAGCCTTACACCTGATGAAGGCAGCCCCCGTGGGAGAGGTAGCCCTTCTCCCAGAAATGGTAGACTCAGCACAGAGCGAGATGGCTCAGAATACAGTCCCAGGGGAAATAGTAGAAGTCCAGTTAGCCCCATAGGGAAAAGCAGAAGCCCGAGTAGCCCTGGAAGGGATAGCCCTAGTGTTGGGAAGTACCCGAGCCCTACTGAAACTAATGGTCGCAGCCCCAGTCCAAGGGACGATAGGAGCCCTGTTGATTATGAGGATGGACGCAGTCCGTCACCCTAG
- the LOC18773062 gene encoding serine/arginine-rich splicing factor RS2Z33 isoform X1 → MPRYDDRYGNTRLYVGRLASRTRSRDLERLFSRYGRVRDVDMKREFAFVEFSDPRDADDARYSLDGREFDGTRLIVEFAKGGPRGSREYLGRGPTPGSGRCFNCGIDGHWARDCKAGDWKNKCYRCGERGHIERQCKNSPKELRRGRSRSPGSRSPRRGRSRSPSYSRSRSYSRSRSPVRRGRSRSLDRYDRSLSPPYRKSPPPSKGRKHSLTPDEGSPRGRGSPSPRNGRLSTERDGSEYSPRGNSRSPVSPIGKSRSPSSPGRDSPSVGKYPSPTETNGRSPSPRDDRSPVDYEDGRSPSP, encoded by the exons ATGCCTCGTTATGATGATCGATATGGCAATACACGCCTATATGTTGGTCGTTTGGCTTCACGCACGCGTTCACGTGATCTGGAACGCCTTTTCAGCAGATATGGCAG AGTACGAGATGTGGACATGAAGCGAGAGTTTGCGTTTGTT GAATTTAGTGATCCTCGAGATGCTGATGATGCCAGATATAGCTTAGATGGTCGGGAGTTTGATGGAACTCGTCTTATTGTTGAATTTGCAAAGGGG GGACCGCGTGGTTCCCGGGAATATCTGGGAAGAGGTCCTACTCCTGGGTCTGGTCGTTGCTTTAATTGTGGTATTGATGGCCACTGGGCTCGTGATTGCAAGGCTGGGGACTGGAAGAATAAATGCTATCGCTGTGGAGAAAGAGGTCATATAGAAAGGCAGTGCAAAAATAGTCCCAAGGAGTTAAG GCGTGGGCGGAGTCGTTCACCTGGATCACGTTCGCCTCGCCGTGGGAGAAGCCGTAGCCCAAGTTACAGCCGAAGCCGCAGCTATAG TCGATCAAGATCCCCAGTAAGGAGAGGGAGAAGCCGAAGCCTGGATCGTTATGACAGATCACTGAGCCCTCCTTACAGGAAGAGTCCACCGCCCTCAAAGGGGAGGAAGCACAGCCTTACACCTGATGAAGGCAGCCCCCGTGGGAGAGGTAGCCCTTCTCCCAGAAATGGTAGACTCAGCACAGAGCGAGATGGCTCAGAATACAGTCCCAGGGGAAATAGTAGAAGTCCAGTTAGCCCCATAGGGAAAAGCAGAAGCCCGAGTAGCCCTGGAAGGGATAGCCCTAGTGTTGGGAAGTACCCGAGCCCTACTGAAACTAATGGTCGCAGCCCCAGTCCAAGGGACGATAGGAGCCCTGTTGATTATGAGGATGGACGCAGTCCGTCACCCTAG